The Algoriphagus sanaruensis genome window below encodes:
- the fumC gene encoding class II fumarate hydratase, whose translation MTIRIEKDTMGPVEVPADKYWGAQTQRSINNFKIGGEKNRMPIEIVRAFAILKKAAALTNAELGVLTQDKAEIIAQVCDEILAGKLDDQFPLVIWQTGSGTQSNMNVNEVIAYRAHVLLGGSLEDAKKKIHPNDDVNKSQSSNDTYPTAMHIAAYQMVVENTIPGVQKLRDTLAAKAEAFKNVVKIGRTHFMDATPLTLGQEFSGYVAQLDHGLRALKNTLAHLSELALGGTAVGTGLNTPQGYSELVAKKIAELSGHPFVTAPNKFEALAAHDGMVESHGALKQMAVSLMKIANDIRMLSSGPRSGIGEILIPENEPGSSIMPGKVNPTQVEAMTMVAAQVMGNDVAISIGGSNGHFELNVFKPLIAANFLQSARLIGDACVSFNDNCAIGIEPNTPMIQRHLENSLMLVTALNTHIGYENAAAIAKKAHKEGTSLREAAIALGLLTSEQFDEWVKPEDMIGSLK comes from the coding sequence ATGACTATCCGTATCGAGAAGGACACCATGGGACCTGTTGAGGTGCCTGCTGACAAATATTGGGGTGCACAGACGCAGCGCTCCATAAATAATTTTAAAATCGGTGGTGAGAAAAACCGCATGCCAATCGAGATTGTTCGAGCTTTTGCGATTTTGAAAAAAGCGGCGGCACTGACTAATGCTGAACTTGGCGTATTGACACAGGATAAAGCAGAGATCATTGCTCAAGTATGTGATGAGATCCTTGCTGGCAAATTGGACGATCAATTTCCATTGGTGATCTGGCAGACTGGATCTGGGACGCAGTCTAATATGAACGTAAATGAGGTGATTGCCTACCGCGCCCACGTACTATTGGGAGGCTCTTTGGAGGATGCAAAAAAGAAAATTCACCCCAATGATGACGTGAATAAATCTCAGTCCTCTAATGATACCTATCCTACTGCGATGCACATTGCTGCATACCAAATGGTGGTAGAAAACACCATACCAGGGGTACAAAAATTAAGAGACACCTTAGCTGCTAAAGCAGAGGCATTCAAAAATGTGGTGAAAATCGGTCGAACTCATTTTATGGATGCTACTCCGCTCACCCTTGGTCAAGAATTTAGTGGCTATGTAGCCCAGCTTGATCATGGATTGAGGGCTTTGAAAAATACGTTGGCTCATTTATCAGAGCTAGCACTTGGCGGAACAGCCGTGGGAACAGGATTGAATACTCCACAAGGCTATTCAGAATTAGTGGCTAAGAAAATTGCGGAGCTATCCGGACATCCATTTGTTACTGCTCCAAATAAATTTGAGGCATTAGCTGCCCATGATGGAATGGTGGAATCGCATGGAGCTTTGAAGCAAATGGCAGTTTCCTTGATGAAAATTGCGAATGATATTCGAATGCTTTCTTCTGGACCTAGATCAGGAATTGGTGAAATTTTAATTCCTGAAAACGAACCGGGATCTTCCATTATGCCTGGTAAAGTCAATCCAACTCAAGTGGAAGCCATGACGATGGTGGCAGCGCAAGTGATGGGAAATGACGTGGCCATCTCTATTGGAGGATCTAATGGTCACTTTGAACTCAACGTGTTTAAGCCATTGATTGCAGCTAACTTCCTACAGTCGGCACGTTTGATCGGTGATGCATGCGTCTCATTCAACGATAACTGCGCCATTGGTATTGAACCAAATACCCCGATGATCCAACGTCATTTGGAAAACTCCTTGATGCTAGTTACTGCGCTTAATACGCATATTGGCTATGAAAATGCCGCGGCAATTGCCAAAAAAGCGCATAAAGAAGGAACAAGCCTTCGTGAAGCTGCCATTGCTCTTGGACTACTTACCTCTGAGCAATTTGACGAGTGGGTGAAGCCAGAAGATATGATTGGAAGCTTGAAATAA
- a CDS encoding DinB family protein has translation MKNLMKVTFAALFAAFFFSGTIVSAQTTKEEYLSKWENSKQFTLDVLAKMPDSGMDYKTDPGAMSFKEQIHHIASSIVGISKGYLKGAENTPTLDLATATREQLAAYVAEAYDYGSASIKALSPAEEAQKMDVFGNQVSIRQVEALLMDHGTHHRGSAIAYLRAVGVEPPAFVGF, from the coding sequence ATGAAAAATTTAATGAAAGTAACTTTTGCAGCTCTATTTGCTGCTTTCTTTTTCTCTGGAACTATTGTCTCTGCACAGACTACCAAAGAAGAATACCTAAGTAAATGGGAAAACAGTAAGCAGTTTACCTTAGATGTTTTGGCCAAAATGCCCGACTCTGGAATGGATTACAAGACTGACCCAGGTGCGATGAGCTTCAAGGAACAAATTCATCATATCGCAAGCTCTATTGTTGGCATATCCAAAGGCTATTTGAAAGGTGCTGAAAATACTCCAACCTTGGATTTGGCCACTGCCACTCGAGAGCAATTGGCAGCCTATGTGGCAGAAGCTTACGATTACGGTTCTGCTAGCATCAAGGCCTTATCTCCAGCTGAAGAGGCACAAAAAATGGATGTCTTCGGCAATCAAGTAAGCATCAGACAAGTGGAAGCTTTATTGATGGATCATGGTACTCATCACCGAGGCTCTGCTATTGCTTATTTACGAGCAGTGGGGGTAGAGCCACCAGCATTCGTTGGATTTTAA
- the gldD gene encoding gliding motility lipoprotein GldD: MRKFFWFIAVVVVLSSCEKNWLPRPTGYNRIDLPAHDYQQLPEGYPYQMDVSKYSIVEPDSFNLQEKAWINLNYQEFGAKVHLTYKRIDGKDVDFKTLSNDAFKLTAKHQIKAYGIDEGVLITPNGYSAVVAELTGEVPTQFQFFVTDSTKHFLRGALYFNTATKNDSLAPVIEYIKIDMTHLMNSVKFLD, encoded by the coding sequence ATGAGAAAATTCTTTTGGTTCATTGCTGTAGTCGTCGTTCTTTCTTCCTGTGAAAAAAATTGGCTTCCTAGGCCGACAGGGTATAATCGAATTGATCTCCCCGCTCATGATTATCAACAACTCCCAGAAGGATACCCGTATCAGATGGATGTATCAAAGTACAGCATAGTGGAGCCAGATTCGTTTAATCTTCAGGAAAAGGCCTGGATCAACCTTAACTATCAGGAGTTCGGAGCAAAAGTTCACTTAACCTATAAGCGTATTGATGGGAAGGATGTCGATTTTAAAACCCTTTCGAATGACGCCTTTAAGCTTACCGCTAAGCATCAAATTAAAGCCTATGGAATTGATGAGGGAGTTTTAATAACGCCAAATGGATATTCTGCTGTTGTAGCTGAACTAACTGGTGAGGTTCCTACCCAATTTCAGTTTTTTGTAACCGATTCCACCAAGCACTTTCTCCGAGGGGCACTCTATTTCAATACAGCCACAAAAAACGATTCCCTTGCTCCGGTAATCGAATACATCAAGATTGATATGACCCATTTGATGAATTCAGTTAAATTTTTGGATTAA
- a CDS encoding sodium:solute symporter family protein, which translates to MNVTALDWGIIAAFFIISLLIGLFTAKTAGSSAKEFFLSGRNMPWWLLGVSMVATTFSADTPNLVTDIVRKNGVAGNWAWWAFLLTGMLTVFVYAKLWRRSEVTTDLEFYELRYSGKGAAFLRAFRAIYLGVFFNVVIMATVSLAAIKIGGVMLGLSPVQTLLIASIVTVVYSSLGGLKGVLLTDFFQFFIAMIGSFGAAYYVLDLPEIGSLSGLLSHDIVSTKLDFVPDFSDPNVYIPIFILPIAIQWWATWYPGAEPGGGGYIAQRMLSAKDEKNAIGATLFFNVAHYALRPWPWIIVALSSLVIFPNISDLQAAFPNIPVDKLGDDLAYPAMLSFLPTGLIGIVLASLIAAVMSTLSTHLNWGSSYVVNDFYLRFIKPEATDKQLVAVGRISTVVLMVLSALLALALSSALDAFQILLQIGAGTGLIFILRWFWWRINAYTEISAMAISFVVAIFFEVINPKIGLIDIAADQSYLKLIYSVSITTIGWLLVTFMTQPEKDEVLLSFYRKVRPASLGWKKVLERYPSEKEEKGTLGKEIGLMITGTFMVYSALFSTGFFIYGEISAGLIAAIIALIGGILIVKSWKSLK; encoded by the coding sequence ATGAATGTAACCGCCTTGGATTGGGGCATAATTGCAGCCTTCTTTATTATCTCTTTATTGATCGGTCTATTTACCGCAAAAACTGCGGGGAGCTCGGCGAAAGAGTTTTTCCTTTCCGGTAGAAATATGCCCTGGTGGCTTCTTGGCGTATCCATGGTAGCAACCACCTTTTCTGCAGATACTCCCAACCTTGTGACCGACATTGTTCGAAAAAATGGTGTGGCAGGGAACTGGGCATGGTGGGCTTTCCTTTTGACGGGAATGCTAACCGTATTCGTCTATGCAAAACTTTGGAGAAGATCAGAGGTTACCACTGACTTAGAATTTTACGAATTACGATATTCTGGAAAAGGAGCTGCCTTTCTGAGGGCATTCCGAGCAATTTATCTTGGTGTATTCTTCAATGTGGTTATTATGGCAACCGTTTCCTTGGCCGCCATTAAAATCGGAGGTGTAATGCTTGGGTTATCTCCGGTTCAGACCTTATTGATAGCCTCCATCGTAACGGTGGTATATAGCTCGCTAGGAGGATTGAAAGGTGTCCTTTTGACGGATTTCTTTCAGTTTTTCATTGCAATGATCGGTTCTTTCGGTGCTGCCTATTACGTTTTGGATTTACCAGAAATCGGTTCGTTGAGTGGCTTATTAAGCCATGACATTGTTTCTACGAAATTGGACTTTGTACCTGACTTTAGTGATCCCAATGTCTACATCCCCATATTCATCCTTCCTATTGCAATTCAGTGGTGGGCGACTTGGTATCCTGGAGCAGAGCCAGGAGGTGGTGGATACATCGCTCAGCGAATGCTTTCTGCCAAAGATGAAAAAAATGCGATTGGAGCTACTTTATTTTTCAATGTGGCTCATTATGCCCTAAGACCTTGGCCATGGATTATTGTAGCCTTGTCTTCCTTGGTGATTTTCCCAAATATTTCCGATCTCCAAGCTGCCTTCCCAAATATTCCTGTGGATAAATTAGGTGATGACTTGGCTTATCCTGCGATGCTGTCCTTTTTACCGACCGGATTAATTGGGATCGTTTTGGCTTCCTTGATCGCTGCGGTAATGTCAACCCTATCTACTCACCTGAACTGGGGTTCTAGCTACGTGGTGAATGATTTCTACCTTCGATTTATCAAGCCTGAGGCAACAGACAAGCAATTGGTTGCTGTCGGAAGGATCTCCACGGTAGTTCTGATGGTGCTTTCAGCGCTATTAGCGCTTGCCTTGTCTTCTGCTTTGGATGCCTTCCAAATCCTCCTTCAAATCGGAGCTGGAACAGGTTTGATTTTCATTTTAAGATGGTTTTGGTGGAGAATAAACGCTTACACCGAAATTTCAGCAATGGCCATTTCCTTTGTCGTAGCGATCTTTTTTGAAGTAATCAATCCAAAAATCGGACTTATCGATATCGCTGCGGACCAATCCTATTTGAAACTTATCTATTCTGTTTCCATTACCACCATTGGTTGGCTATTGGTCACTTTTATGACCCAACCGGAAAAAGATGAAGTCTTGTTGTCTTTTTATAGAAAAGTAAGACCAGCCTCTTTAGGATGGAAAAAAGTCTTAGAACGATATCCTTCTGAAAAAGAAGAAAAAGGCACATTGGGAAAGGAAATCGGACTGATGATTACCGGGACATTTATGGTTTATTCGGCCTTGTTTTCGACTGGATTTTTCATTTACGGCGAAATCTCAGCAGGCTTAATTGCCGCTATCATTGCGCTGATCGGAGGTATTTTAATTGTAAAATCTTGGAAGTCGCTTAAATAA
- a CDS encoding choice-of-anchor I family protein codes for MKKRILLLAFIPFLFSCERDPQVNPSPETQFSEISRLQIGGEAAAEITAYDPVTSQLFVVNNSDGSTVDVINFSNPSQPYKVSSIQIASFGGGVNSVAVKNGLLAIAVEASVKTDNGSIVIFRTDNLTNPVANVAVGALPDMVTFSPNGRFIISANEGEPSPDYAIDPPGTVSIIDAFSNFQVTTLGFAAFEGQLNALKSQGYRVFGPNASLSTDTEPEYVAIDQNSEVAWITLQENNGIARINLINQTVEGIFPLGLKDISLVGNEMDASDRDNSINLKNWPVYSYYLPDAIAYFHSGNTNYLITANEGDTRDYPGFAEEARVKDLQLNPANFPNWQDLRKDQNLGRYTVTTSSGDDNGDGIYEALYGIGGRSFTVWNGDNGQKVLDYNRLEKDFLEYASSKYDDGRSDNKGVEPEAVTIGQSADKTLVFIGLERSDAVMVYELNNVAGFSLLQVLETGDAPEGVLFIPAAESPSRKDLLVVSSEGDGFLRVYQNR; via the coding sequence ATGAAAAAACGTATCCTACTCTTAGCTTTTATTCCCTTTCTTTTTTCGTGTGAAAGGGATCCTCAGGTCAATCCTTCCCCTGAAACTCAGTTTTCTGAAATTTCCCGATTGCAGATCGGAGGCGAGGCTGCCGCTGAAATCACAGCCTACGATCCAGTCACCAGTCAACTCTTCGTTGTAAATAATAGCGATGGGTCTACCGTTGATGTGATTAATTTTTCAAATCCCTCCCAGCCCTACAAAGTATCGAGCATCCAGATTGCCTCGTTTGGTGGAGGAGTAAATAGCGTGGCGGTAAAAAATGGTCTTTTGGCAATTGCCGTAGAGGCTTCGGTCAAAACTGATAACGGAAGCATCGTCATTTTCAGGACTGATAATTTGACCAATCCTGTGGCAAACGTTGCTGTAGGGGCATTGCCTGACATGGTTACTTTCAGTCCAAATGGTCGATTTATTATCTCTGCCAATGAAGGAGAGCCTAGTCCAGATTACGCCATTGATCCTCCTGGCACAGTTTCAATTATTGATGCGTTTTCGAATTTTCAAGTCACAACCTTGGGATTTGCTGCATTCGAAGGCCAGCTCAATGCTCTAAAATCTCAAGGATATCGTGTCTTTGGTCCTAATGCAAGCCTTTCGACGGATACCGAACCGGAGTATGTTGCAATTGATCAAAATTCAGAAGTAGCCTGGATCACGCTGCAAGAAAATAATGGAATTGCCCGAATCAATTTGATCAATCAGACTGTGGAAGGCATTTTCCCATTGGGGCTCAAGGATATTTCTCTAGTAGGTAACGAAATGGATGCAAGTGATCGAGACAATTCGATCAACCTGAAAAACTGGCCAGTTTATTCCTACTATCTCCCGGATGCAATTGCATATTTCCATTCTGGGAACACGAATTATTTGATTACTGCCAATGAAGGTGATACTCGAGACTATCCAGGATTTGCAGAGGAGGCGCGAGTGAAAGATTTGCAACTCAATCCCGCTAATTTTCCTAATTGGCAAGATCTAAGAAAAGACCAAAACTTGGGAAGGTACACCGTGACTACCTCGTCGGGAGATGATAATGGAGATGGAATTTATGAAGCCCTTTATGGCATCGGAGGAAGATCCTTTACCGTTTGGAATGGAGATAACGGCCAAAAGGTCCTGGATTACAATCGCCTCGAAAAGGATTTTTTGGAATATGCCTCTTCCAAATATGATGATGGACGAAGTGACAACAAAGGAGTGGAACCTGAAGCTGTTACCATTGGTCAGTCTGCTGACAAAACGTTGGTTTTTATCGGATTGGAAAGATCAGATGCAGTAATGGTGTATGAGCTTAACAATGTAGCTGGCTTTTCACTTTTACAAGTTTTAGAAACCGGTGATGCGCCAGAAGGCGTCTTATTTATCCCTGCCGCAGAAAGTCCAAGCCGAAAGGATCTTTTGGTGGTCAGTTCAGAAGGAGACGGATTTCTGAGAGTTTACCAAAACCGATAA
- a CDS encoding phosphotransferase enzyme family protein has product MNKELILALIKEYGFTNDDFIEFNPLGNGLIHGTYKLITRRGAFVLQEYNLSVFPFPDRISTNLSILKDSNWVETLPFLLPLPERTTSGDPIPLIDGKYWRLFPFVDGKTLEQIQNPQQARLAARAFGQFTGASIGENLENFQETIPNFHRLDLRFQKFEEVLSTSKNLNQEESQIAEFYQGQKPLIYWYLQQIENLPLRVTHNDTKINNLIFSQNLDQVQALIDLDTVMGGYLMYDFGDLVRTVTCSLPETSTSWNGLYFIPELFNELLAGYWDGVKEFSTKEESKSLLFGGEVMTLIMGLRFFTDHLQGNIYYRVSYLEQNLHRAKNQMIFLESQQRHREVLLSNWSKITGLV; this is encoded by the coding sequence ATGAATAAAGAACTTATCCTTGCCTTGATCAAGGAGTATGGATTTACCAATGATGATTTCATTGAATTTAATCCCTTGGGAAATGGATTGATTCATGGTACCTATAAATTGATCACCCGGCGAGGTGCGTTTGTCCTTCAGGAATACAATCTTTCCGTGTTTCCATTTCCAGATCGGATTTCAACCAATCTTTCGATTCTAAAAGATAGCAATTGGGTAGAGACATTGCCTTTTTTATTACCTCTTCCTGAGCGAACCACCTCGGGAGATCCCATTCCATTAATTGATGGGAAATATTGGCGACTTTTTCCATTTGTAGATGGGAAAACTTTAGAGCAGATTCAGAATCCTCAGCAAGCTAGACTAGCTGCAAGAGCTTTTGGTCAATTTACTGGAGCCTCCATCGGGGAAAATCTCGAGAACTTCCAAGAAACTATCCCAAATTTTCATCGCCTCGATCTTCGATTCCAGAAGTTTGAAGAAGTGCTTTCAACTTCGAAAAATCTCAATCAAGAGGAAAGTCAAATTGCGGAATTCTACCAAGGTCAGAAGCCGTTAATTTATTGGTATTTGCAGCAAATTGAAAATCTACCGCTCAGAGTTACGCACAATGATACCAAGATCAACAACTTGATTTTTTCCCAAAATCTCGACCAAGTCCAAGCTTTGATCGATTTGGATACCGTGATGGGAGGGTATTTGATGTATGATTTTGGAGACTTGGTGAGGACAGTGACTTGTAGTTTACCGGAGACTTCGACAAGTTGGAATGGGCTCTATTTTATACCCGAGCTTTTCAACGAATTGTTGGCAGGCTATTGGGATGGAGTGAAAGAGTTTTCGACCAAGGAGGAAAGTAAATCCTTACTCTTTGGAGGCGAAGTGATGACGCTGATCATGGGCTTGCGCTTTTTTACAGATCATCTTCAAGGGAATATTTATTACAGGGTTTCCTATCTGGAGCAAAACTTACATCGGGCAAAAAATCAAATGATCTTTCTCGAAAGCCAGCAAAGGCATCGGGAAGTTTTATTGTCAAATTGGAGTAAAATCACAGGATTGGTTTAA
- the recG gene encoding ATP-dependent DNA helicase RecG yields MSGIFDTRIEYLKGVGPQKAELLNKELNIFTYGDMLQHYPFRYEDRTKFFKIRELNDELENVQVIARIKNVELIGVGSKKRLVAHVFDETGEMEMTWFKGIQWVQKKLPAGAAFIFFGKPAQYGRKWSMAHPEMEPVTAANEKRNNFQPVYSTTEKLRAKFLDSRGLSKILEVLVPQVFSHIPETLSPEILHQYQLLGKQESVRQIHFPSSPELLHRARKRLKFEEFFYLQLRLLMLKVSRTEKYRGQVLANTDLLTDFYKNHIPFDLTNAQKRVIREIFSDMKSGKQMNRLVQGDVGSGKTMVAFIATLLAISSGAQACLMAPTEILANQHFEGLKGYAEMMGLKIALLTGSTKKPARKIIHEELLNGELKILIGTHALLEDVVQFQNLGLAIVDEQHRFGVAQRAKLWAKNEEFIPHVLVMTATPIPRTLAMTLYGDLDVSVIDELPAGRKPIQTVHRYDKDRLKVFGFINEEIIKGRQVYIVYPLIEESEKMDLKNLMDGYESIARAFPQYHLSIVNGNMKAEDKDYEMQRFVKGETQIMVATTVIEVGVNVPNASVMVIENAERFGLSQLHQLRGRVGRGAEQSYCVLMSKYELSKDSRIRLETMVRTNDGFEIADVDLRLRGPGDLMGTQQSGITDLIIADLSKDAALLTLARDAAQQLLANDSDLSQPQNTSILRQVKQQKKTALNWSRIS; encoded by the coding sequence TTGTCTGGAATTTTTGATACTCGCATCGAATACCTCAAAGGTGTAGGCCCTCAAAAGGCCGAGCTCCTGAATAAGGAACTGAATATTTTCACCTATGGAGACATGCTTCAGCATTATCCATTTCGATATGAGGATCGGACCAAATTTTTTAAAATCCGTGAGCTTAATGATGAATTAGAAAATGTCCAAGTCATCGCCAGAATCAAAAATGTCGAACTGATCGGCGTTGGCAGTAAAAAAAGACTGGTTGCTCACGTGTTTGATGAAACAGGTGAAATGGAAATGACTTGGTTCAAAGGGATTCAATGGGTTCAAAAAAAACTTCCCGCTGGAGCTGCATTTATATTTTTTGGTAAGCCTGCACAGTATGGTAGAAAATGGTCCATGGCACATCCCGAAATGGAACCAGTCACTGCGGCAAACGAAAAGCGAAATAATTTTCAACCCGTTTATTCCACTACAGAGAAGCTCCGCGCCAAGTTTTTAGATTCTCGTGGGCTTTCGAAAATCCTTGAAGTTCTAGTTCCTCAGGTTTTTTCCCATATTCCAGAAACGCTATCTCCAGAGATCCTGCATCAATACCAATTGCTTGGGAAGCAGGAATCAGTCAGGCAGATTCATTTTCCAAGTTCACCAGAATTACTGCATCGAGCTCGAAAACGACTGAAATTTGAAGAGTTTTTTTATCTACAGCTTAGACTTCTGATGCTCAAGGTGAGCCGGACGGAAAAGTATCGTGGACAGGTCTTAGCCAATACAGATCTGCTCACGGATTTCTATAAAAATCACATTCCTTTTGATTTGACGAATGCTCAAAAGCGAGTGATTCGGGAGATTTTTTCAGATATGAAGTCAGGAAAACAGATGAATCGCTTGGTTCAAGGGGATGTTGGAAGTGGCAAGACTATGGTGGCTTTTATTGCGACCTTGCTTGCGATCAGTTCGGGTGCTCAGGCCTGCCTGATGGCACCCACGGAGATTTTGGCAAACCAGCATTTTGAAGGTCTCAAAGGATATGCAGAAATGATGGGACTAAAAATCGCGCTTCTCACCGGGTCAACCAAAAAGCCTGCCCGCAAAATCATTCATGAAGAATTGCTCAATGGTGAGTTGAAAATTTTGATTGGAACCCATGCCTTGCTGGAGGATGTTGTCCAATTCCAAAATTTAGGCTTGGCCATCGTGGATGAGCAGCACCGCTTTGGGGTAGCTCAACGCGCAAAACTTTGGGCAAAGAATGAGGAATTTATTCCCCATGTTTTAGTCATGACAGCCACTCCGATTCCGAGAACTTTGGCAATGACGCTATACGGAGACTTGGATGTATCTGTCATCGATGAATTGCCTGCTGGAAGAAAACCGATTCAGACGGTACATCGATACGACAAGGACCGACTCAAAGTATTCGGGTTCATCAATGAGGAGATCATAAAAGGGCGGCAGGTGTATATCGTCTATCCCTTGATTGAAGAATCCGAAAAAATGGATTTGAAAAACCTGATGGATGGCTACGAGAGTATTGCGAGAGCTTTTCCCCAATATCACCTCAGCATAGTCAATGGAAATATGAAAGCCGAAGACAAAGACTACGAAATGCAGCGCTTTGTCAAGGGGGAAACACAAATCATGGTAGCAACTACGGTGATTGAGGTGGGGGTCAACGTGCCTAATGCTTCTGTGATGGTGATTGAGAATGCAGAGCGATTTGGATTATCTCAGCTTCATCAGCTTCGTGGACGAGTGGGTCGAGGAGCGGAGCAAAGTTATTGCGTGCTGATGAGTAAGTATGAATTGAGCAAAGATTCAAGAATTCGTTTGGAAACGATGGTTCGAACCAACGATGGGTTTGAAATTGCCGATGTGGATCTCAGGCTGCGTGGCCCGGGAGATCTGATGGGGACGCAGCAGAGCGGGATTACAGATTTGATTATTGCGGATTTAAGTAAAGACGCAGCTTTACTCACCTTGGCGAGGGATGCAGCACAACAGCTTTTGGCAAATGATTCTGATCTTTCTCAACCTCAAAATACCTCCATTCTCCGGCAAGTAAAACAGCAGAAAAAAACGGCCTTGAATTGGAGTAGAATCAGTTGA
- a CDS encoding DUF6787 family protein, which yields MQTDKPGFLQRLQTKWKLDSLFQVVMVLVVFACTGFTILFIKNPILDFFGIERGGENGWLNTLLYLLLVLPLYQIFLLIYGFIFGQFSFFWEKEKQIFRRIGSLFGKKGN from the coding sequence ATGCAAACTGACAAACCCGGATTTCTTCAGCGACTTCAGACGAAATGGAAATTGGACAGCTTATTTCAAGTAGTCATGGTGTTAGTCGTTTTTGCCTGCACTGGATTTACCATTTTATTTATTAAAAACCCCATTCTTGATTTCTTTGGGATAGAACGTGGTGGAGAAAATGGCTGGCTGAATACACTTTTATACCTACTCTTGGTACTCCCCTTGTACCAGATTTTCCTTCTGATATATGGGTTTATTTTTGGACAGTTTTCTTTTTTCTGGGAAAAGGAAAAACAAATTTTTAGAAGAATAGGAAGCCTTTTTGGGAAGAAAGGAAATTAA
- a CDS encoding aspartate kinase translates to MKIMKFGGTSVGRPERMHQVKDLITRGTEPTIVVLSALSGTTNALVGIGEALAAADKTLAKERIDTLHAHYLAFYPALLQTAEAREKAEDIIKEHFEFLNILLKISFNEAINRDILAQGELLSTKLFYTLLGELQIPAVFLPALDFMSIDENSEPELEKISERLKAILAQHPNERLFITQGYICKNHRNEVDNLKRGGSDYTASLVAAAIQASVCEIWTDIDGMHNNDPRVVDRTRPIAEMSFDEAAELAYFGAKILHPASIWPAQLYNIPVKLLNTMQPDAGGTLIKAKVDTTGVKAIAAKDGITAIKIKSSRMLLAYGFLRQVFEIFEKYKTPIDMITTSEVAVSVTIDELSHLDQIVSELRDFGTVEVDQNQAIICVVGNQVAETKGALQSVLDSLVEIPVRMVSFGGSKHNVSILVDAQYKTQALKSLNEGVFDWN, encoded by the coding sequence ATGAAAATCATGAAGTTTGGAGGCACATCCGTGGGCCGTCCTGAACGAATGCACCAGGTCAAGGACCTCATTACCCGAGGAACTGAACCTACCATTGTGGTTCTTTCTGCACTTTCTGGCACTACCAATGCCCTTGTGGGAATCGGTGAGGCATTAGCTGCGGCTGACAAAACCTTAGCCAAGGAACGAATTGACACCTTGCATGCTCATTATTTGGCCTTTTACCCTGCACTTCTTCAAACTGCAGAGGCTAGGGAAAAAGCGGAAGATATCATTAAGGAGCATTTCGAGTTTTTGAATATCCTTCTGAAAATCTCCTTCAACGAAGCAATCAACCGGGACATTTTGGCTCAAGGGGAATTGCTTTCTACCAAGCTTTTCTACACCCTTTTAGGAGAATTGCAGATTCCTGCGGTATTCCTTCCTGCTTTGGATTTCATGAGCATTGATGAAAATTCAGAGCCTGAACTGGAAAAAATCTCTGAAAGACTAAAGGCGATTTTGGCTCAACACCCAAATGAGCGTCTATTTATCACCCAAGGATACATCTGTAAAAATCATCGAAATGAGGTAGATAACTTGAAGCGAGGCGGAAGTGATTATACAGCTTCTTTGGTTGCTGCGGCAATTCAAGCCTCCGTTTGTGAGATCTGGACTGACATTGATGGGATGCACAACAATGACCCGCGAGTCGTGGATCGCACGCGCCCAATTGCAGAAATGTCATTTGACGAAGCGGCAGAATTGGCCTATTTCGGTGCCAAAATCCTTCACCCTGCTTCGATTTGGCCTGCCCAGTTGTACAACATTCCAGTCAAACTGCTAAATACCATGCAGCCCGATGCTGGAGGGACTTTGATCAAAGCCAAGGTGGACACTACAGGCGTGAAAGCCATCGCAGCCAAAGATGGAATCACTGCCATAAAAATTAAATCAAGCCGAATGCTATTGGCCTATGGCTTCCTTCGTCAGGTTTTTGAGATTTTCGAAAAATACAAAACCCCAATTGATATGATTACCACCTCAGAAGTGGCCGTATCAGTGACGATCGATGAGCTGAGCCATTTGGACCAAATTGTTTCCGAACTCCGAGACTTTGGTACGGTGGAAGTCGATCAAAATCAGGCTATCATCTGTGTAGTTGGAAACCAAGTTGCTGAGACCAAGGGAGCCTTGCAATCCGTTTTGGATTCTTTAGTAGAAATCCCTGTTCGGATGGTTTCCTTCGGAGGCTCCAAACACAATGTATCTATTCTTGTGGATGCACAGTATAAAACGCAAGCCCTAAAAAGCTTAAATGAGGGTGTGTTTGATTGGAATTGA